Proteins encoded within one genomic window of Cytophagales bacterium:
- a CDS encoding TRAP transporter small permease subunit, with product MKFISQIINRFNDLIGQTISWMALILVLLIVVDVFLRYVFQFSSPAVFELEWHLFAALFLLGAGWTFKNDQHVRVDLFYQKFSEKGKAVVNLLGTLILLLPFCVVGFIESLEFALNSLNIGETSPDPGGLPARYIIKSCIPISFLLLGLQGISTLLTSTLTLTQK from the coding sequence ATGAAGTTCATCAGCCAAATCATCAATCGCTTCAATGACCTCATTGGCCAGACCATTTCCTGGATGGCTCTGATACTGGTCTTACTAATTGTCGTCGATGTTTTTTTAAGGTATGTATTCCAGTTTTCCAGCCCTGCGGTCTTTGAATTGGAATGGCATCTTTTTGCCGCGCTGTTCTTGCTCGGTGCCGGATGGACTTTTAAAAACGATCAGCATGTTCGTGTCGATCTGTTTTATCAAAAATTTTCAGAGAAGGGAAAAGCTGTGGTTAACCTGCTTGGAACACTTATTCTGCTATTACCTTTTTGTGTTGTCGGTTTCATTGAAAGCCTTGAATTCGCTCTCAATTCGCTGAACATTGGCGAAACGAGTCCCGACCCCGGAGGCCTTCCTGCCCGATATATCATTAAAAGCTGCATTCCAATCAGTTTTCTATTACTTGGCTTGCAAGGCATCTCCACCTTACTCACCTCCACCCTGACCC
- a CDS encoding rhomboid family intramembrane serine protease, whose product MTNSILDDFKNAWNKPNNSPAQLIIINVIVYLFLAILLVFSRLGGAQGFFEVVYNQFSIPPILTDFLMRPWTLFTYGFAHSLGGIFHILFNMLIFYWFSRLILEYLGNQKVISIYVMGVLAGGLAYLFVYNVIPFYVESAPSVKGMVGASAAVYAVTVAAATLSPNYTFYLLFLGPVKIKYIAAVTIFLSFLGSVGTNAGGNIAHLGGAFIGYLYVKQLQNGNDIGGWVIRFTDFIQSFFKKPSNIKVTHRSEKAKTVKSRPVRKSAAKSSGEASQEQIDAILDKISQSGYESLSKEEKQQLFNASKK is encoded by the coding sequence ATGACAAATAGCATTCTCGACGATTTTAAAAACGCCTGGAACAAGCCAAATAACTCTCCGGCCCAGCTGATCATAATCAATGTCATTGTCTACTTGTTTCTGGCAATTTTATTGGTCTTTTCCCGGTTGGGTGGAGCACAGGGCTTTTTTGAGGTAGTATATAATCAGTTCTCTATTCCGCCGATTCTGACTGACTTCCTGATGCGTCCGTGGACGCTCTTCACCTACGGGTTCGCACATAGTCTTGGAGGAATTTTCCACATCCTGTTCAATATGCTGATTTTTTACTGGTTTTCAAGATTGATCCTCGAATATCTGGGCAATCAAAAAGTGATCAGTATCTACGTAATGGGTGTACTTGCAGGAGGATTGGCTTATCTCTTCGTGTATAATGTGATTCCTTTCTATGTTGAATCTGCTCCCAGCGTAAAAGGCATGGTAGGTGCATCTGCAGCCGTTTATGCGGTTACTGTGGCTGCTGCCACTCTGTCGCCGAACTACACTTTTTACTTGTTGTTTCTAGGTCCTGTCAAAATCAAATACATCGCAGCAGTAACCATTTTCCTTTCCTTCCTTGGATCGGTTGGTACGAATGCTGGCGGAAATATTGCTCACCTCGGAGGTGCTTTTATTGGCTATTTGTATGTGAAGCAATTGCAAAATGGCAATGATATTGGTGGATGGGTGATCCGATTCACGGACTTTATTCAGAGTTTCTTCAAGAAACCTTCCAACATCAAAGTGACGCACCGTAGCGAAAAAGCGAAAACAGTCAAAAGCCGTCCGGTCAGAAAATCTGCTGCTAAAAGTTCAGGAGAAGCCAGTCAAGAGCAAATAGATGCGATTCTGGACAAGATCTCACAATCTGGTTACGAGAGTCTTTCGAAGGAAGAAAAGCAGCAATTGTTTAATGCGAGTAAGAAGTAG
- the rlmN gene encoding 23S rRNA (adenine(2503)-C(2))-methyltransferase RlmN — MSKDIRLLSLPSITEYVLSVGEKAFRAKQIWEWLWVKSAHSFDDMSNLSKGFREKLKEDFVINGLEVANSQLSSDGTIKSAFKLHDEELIEGVLIPADDRMTACVSSQVGCSLSCKFCATGYMDRKRNLDPGEIYDQVVAIDQQAKTNYDQPLSNIVFMGMGEPLLNYKNMLQGIDRITAEDGLNMSPKRITVSTAGIAKMITKLAQDQVKFNLALSLHAANDHKRNQIMPINESNTLEALKDALLTFYRTTGNKITFEYIVFNNFNDEISDARELWQFAKQIPSKINIIEYNPISEADFLNAKGDKIDQFADFLRNKGLIVNVRRSRGKDIDAACGQLANKSKAS, encoded by the coding sequence ATGAGTAAGGACATACGTCTGCTTTCGTTACCCTCCATTACGGAATATGTTTTGTCAGTTGGAGAAAAAGCTTTTAGAGCCAAACAGATCTGGGAATGGCTGTGGGTGAAATCTGCCCATTCTTTTGATGATATGTCTAACCTGTCGAAGGGTTTCCGAGAAAAACTGAAAGAAGACTTTGTGATCAATGGATTGGAAGTTGCCAATTCTCAATTGTCCTCAGATGGTACGATCAAGTCTGCCTTCAAATTGCACGATGAAGAGTTGATTGAGGGAGTCTTAATACCAGCAGATGATCGGATGACGGCTTGCGTATCTTCACAGGTGGGTTGCTCACTTTCCTGTAAGTTTTGCGCAACCGGGTACATGGACCGGAAGAGAAACCTTGATCCTGGAGAGATTTATGATCAGGTGGTGGCGATTGATCAGCAAGCCAAAACCAATTATGATCAGCCGCTTTCCAACATCGTGTTCATGGGAATGGGCGAGCCTCTGTTGAACTATAAGAATATGCTTCAGGGTATTGATCGAATTACAGCGGAGGATGGACTCAACATGTCTCCGAAGCGGATCACTGTTTCAACAGCAGGTATTGCCAAGATGATTACCAAATTGGCGCAAGATCAGGTGAAGTTTAATCTGGCTTTGTCGCTACATGCAGCCAATGATCATAAGCGCAATCAGATCATGCCGATCAATGAGTCCAATACACTGGAAGCGCTAAAAGATGCCTTGTTGACTTTCTATCGTACCACTGGAAATAAGATCACGTTTGAGTACATCGTATTCAATAATTTCAATGATGAAATCAGTGATGCCCGGGAACTATGGCAGTTTGCAAAGCAAATTCCATCTAAGATCAACATCATTGAATACAATCCGATTTCGGAAGCAGACTTCCTGAACGCCAAAGGAGATAAGATTGATCAGTTTGCAGACTTTCTGAGAAACAAAGGATTGATTGTGAATGTCCGAAGAAGCCGGGGGAAAGACATTGATGCCGCTTGCGGCCAGCTAGCCAATAAATCAAAAGCTTCCTGA